From Nitrospirota bacterium:
GCTCCGCGATCGGGTATGCGGCCCGCGCATCGGTCCAGGTCCATCGGGGACAGGAGCAGCAGGCGATCGAAAGTCTCCGGAAAGGGCTCGGGATCGAACGGGGCAGCCTCCCTGCGCAGATGATGCTCGCCGAGCTGTACGCGAAGCGGGGAGACCATGCGCCTGCCCTCGACCTCTACAACGAGATACTCAAGGCCGCGCCCGACCATGTTCCGGCGCTCTTCAGCCAGGCGGTCGTTTTGAGCCAGGCGGGCAGGAAGAAAGAGGCGCTGCGGAACTATAGCCGTATCCTCGAGCAGTCGGTGGACCATGTCCCGACCCTGAACAATACCGCCTATCTCTACTCCGAGGGATACGGCAGCAAGGAAGAGGCGCTGAAGCTCGCCGAGAGGGCCTACCGGCTCGCGCCCGGCAATGCCGAGGTGGCGGATACGATGGGCTATGTGCTGCTGAAAGCGGGCAGGACCGGCGAGGCCCAGAAATTGTTCGAGAAGGCGGCTGCTCTCGCTCCCAACAACCCGACCATCCGGTATCACCTCGCCCTCGCCTTGCGGGAGCGGGGCGACCGGCGCAAGGCGATCGAGCAGCTCCGGCACGCGGCAACGCTCGGGACTTTCGCAGAGGCGAAAGAGGCGCAGGTCCTGCTCGAGGCGCTGCAGAAAGGGTGAGCACGGAACGGGCTATGGAACAGCGGCTTCCCCTCCTCTTCCTCCTCGCAGGCGACCTGGTACTCTCCCTTGCCGCAGTCTCCGCCGCTTTCGGCATGAGCGGGGAGGCAGCCTTTGGGGATGAAGGGGACGCTCTCGATTACGGCGTCCGGGTCGCGCTCTTTGCCGCGGTCATGATCGTTTCGTCCTTTTTTGTGGAGCTTTACAGCATGGAGAGGGCGTCGGGAAGGAAAGAGGCCTTCGTCAGGGTCCTTACAGCGCTCGTCATTTCCTTTTTCGTCCTGTCCGCAGGCTACTATCTTATCCCGTCGGTCACGCTCGGGCGGGGTGTGCTTCTCTTCTCGCTCCTCGTCTTCGGCGCTCTCCAGTTCCTCTGGCGCATCGGGTACAGGCAGCTGCTGAGCATCTCCGGGTTCGCCCGGCGCGTCCTCATCCTCGGCACCGGGCCGCTCGCGAACCAGATCGGCAGCGTCCTGTCCGCGACGAACCAGCACTATATCCTGACGGGGTATGTCACCTGCCCGAGCGAGCCGGTCTTCGTCCCCGCCCACACTATCGTCGGCAACGACAGCGGCCTGGCGGAGGCGGCGAAGCTGCAGCGGGCGCACAAGATAGTCATCTCCCTGTCCGAGCGGCGGGGCGTCTTCCCGTACAAGGATGTGCTCAGCTGCAAGTTCAGCGGCATCGAGGTGGTCGACGCGCCGTCGTTCTACGAGCAGGTTACCGGCAAGCTGCTGATCGAGAACATACTGCCGAGCTGGTTCATCTTCTCGAGCGGCTTCAGGATCACCTTCTTCAAGAAGGCCGTCAAGCGCGTCTTCGATATAGCGTTCTCGGTCGCCGGCCTCGCGGCCGCCGCTCCGCTCTTTCCCCTCATCGCCGCGATCATAAAGATCGACTCCCCGGGACCGGTCTTCTTCAGGCAGACCAGGGTAGGCCGGGGCGAGAGGGATTTCGTGCTCTACAAGTTCAGGACCATGCGCTCCGATGCGGAGCAGAGGACCGGCGCTGTCTGGGCCCAGAAGGACGATCCCCGGGTGACGAAGGCGGGGCGGATACTGCGGAAGTCGCGGCTCGACGAGCTTCCCCAGCTCTACAACGTGCTGAAGGGGGATATG
This genomic window contains:
- a CDS encoding TIGR03013 family XrtA/PEP-CTERM system glycosyltransferase codes for the protein MEQRLPLLFLLAGDLVLSLAAVSAAFGMSGEAAFGDEGDALDYGVRVALFAAVMIVSSFFVELYSMERASGRKEAFVRVLTALVISFFVLSAGYYLIPSVTLGRGVLLFSLLVFGALQFLWRIGYRQLLSISGFARRVLILGTGPLANQIGSVLSATNQHYILTGYVTCPSEPVFVPAHTIVGNDSGLAEAAKLQRAHKIVISLSERRGVFPYKDVLSCKFSGIEVVDAPSFYEQVTGKLLIENILPSWFIFSSGFRITFFKKAVKRVFDIAFSVAGLAAAAPLFPLIAAIIKIDSPGPVFFRQTRVGRGERDFVLYKFRTMRSDAEQRTGAVWAQKDDPRVTKAGRILRKSRLDELPQLYNVLKGDMAFVGPRPERPEFVEKLKRVIPYYSERHSIKPGVTGWAQIKYPYGASVEDAIEKLRYDLFYIKHLSLFLDLLIILETIKVVLFGRGGR